The genomic region CTAATTAGAACTTATCCTTTTCATATTTTTTAATATTTCATAGAAAATAATCCGTCTAAATCGGCTGTTTCGCCCCGGCGTTGATAATAGAAATTTCGGCGGAAAGACATTATAAGCGATTTTTTCTGCGAAACCATTTGCTTTAAGCTTGCTTAAAACCACATCAGGAATATCAGCACCAACCAGTTCTCTGGCAAATCGAAACCCCTGTCCTGCAGCAAATCCTTGAAAACTCTTAAGCGAAAAATCGACAACCCAGTCCCAGTCAATCTTATCGTTATCAATTTTAACGATCTGTCTGATATCAACAAGCCGAACCAGACGGTCAAGTTTATGTTCCCATGAGAAATGCAGACATGATGAAAGAAGCAAATGATTCACTGACAAACTTTGTATTGGAAAACCATCTAATTCAATGGTTTCTGTTTCTTCCCAAAAATTTGTCGACTGGTACATTTTTAGACAGATAGCCGGGTATGCATCCCAGTGCAATTCGACGGTTACCCGGCCATCCGTAAAAGGCCACTCACCCCTTTTATTCCAATAATCTTTCTCACCTTCAAAACAAAACCCGAGATTATAAAGTATTTTTTCTGCAGTTTTCAGGTCTTCACGTCTAACGATTATATCAACATCCCTGAAATATCTCAAAAATGTTCCCGGGTAATATTTTAAAGCCAGTCCCGGACCACGAAGCAGAATAGCCGATATTCCGTTTTTCTCCAGTTTACTTAATATTTTTTTGGCTGTGGATTGCATTTGAATAGAATGAGCAACAGCCTCGGTTATTTTCGATTTGTAATCAATCGTTATATCCTGCAGAATATCTTCATTCAGACCGGAAAGCCATTTCAGTAAAATGATTTCAATTCGATGGTACTTCATCCATGAGAAAAATTCTGGTGAAGTTGCTTGATCAAAAAAACGTTCTAACGTTTCCTTGTCAACCTTAACATTATCAAGAGCATGCCTTAGCATGGTCTGCAATAAGAATTGTTTTTCGGCAACGGATAAATGATATGCTTTTTTTAAAGTAAAGCTTCTCTTTTTTCTACCGAGTTTTTCACTGTTATCCGTCTTTAAAAGTGATGCAGATGGATTTCCAAAACTTCCGGTTGCTGCTTTATCCGCCATCCATCTGCCCAAATAATCCGGATCAAATCCGGTTACCAGTTCATATGGAATTGTCTGATCCAGAAGGCGCCAAACGCATTCAATTCTTTTTTCCGCTATTGATTCACTACGAGCAAAGGTATTGCTTTTTAATAATGGGTTTAACATAGCGCTGCCGGTAACAGGTACAAGCTTCGGCCCGTTTTTTCCAATTTTAACAATAATAATTGCTGAAGCACGCACAAAATCAATTACACGGCTTGGCCTAAATATTTCTCTGGGATCAACCGGTATTTTTGCTTCCCTGCTCTGTTTTAAGAGTTTTTTCAGGAAAGATAATTCAGGAAAAAATTCGATGGTTTTTTTTGAAACATTCATTTTCTCTCGAATGGATTCAAAAATAATACCATTGCCTGTCGGAGATGCCACCACAAGGTCATCGGATATTAGGCTAAAACCTTCTCTTGCCATGGAAAAGGCGGTGGTGGTTTTTCCACCTCCACTGTCGGCCAAAAGTAATATCCCATCCCGTTCGGGAGTTCCAACGCAACCTGCATGCATGAGTAATTTTCCCTTTTTCAGCAACAGTTCACCAATAACGGGAATAAGCACTGATTGGAAAATAAGGGGTGTCGATATTTTCGTCAGTTTCTGGCAACACATTTCAATATTTATAAAAGGCGGATAGCATACAGCGTAAGATGAGCTCTCCTTTCCTTTGGCCAGCAATGCAAATTTTCCATCCGGTCGGGATAAAAACATAGGATCATCACCTGCGCTTATTTCCTGAAATTTACGACTGATGAATAAGGGCATTTCTTTAAAAAAAGAATTATCTTCTAAAATTTTCCCCCTTAGCGTAACATCAATATCTATAGATTCAATTCGGCTCAAACTAAAA from Thermodesulfobacteriota bacterium harbors:
- a CDS encoding nucleotidyltransferase family protein, whose amino-acid sequence is MHEKINAYELAGLKIHMQDMPEVLEKAIDKAFSLSRIESIDIDVTLRGKILEDNSFFKEMPLFISRKFQEISAGDDPMFLSRPDGKFALLAKGKESSSYAVCYPPFINIEMCCQKLTKISTPLIFQSVLIPVIGELLLKKGKLLMHAGCVGTPERDGILLLADSGGGKTTTAFSMAREGFSLISDDLVVASPTGNGIIFESIREKMNVSKKTIEFFPELSFLKKLLKQSREAKIPVDPREIFRPSRVIDFVRASAIIIVKIGKNGPKLVPVTGSAMLNPLLKSNTFARSESIAEKRIECVWRLLDQTIPYELVTGFDPDYLGRWMADKAATGSFGNPSASLLKTDNSEKLGRKKRSFTLKKAYHLSVAEKQFLLQTMLRHALDNVKVDKETLERFFDQATSPEFFSWMKYHRIEIILLKWLSGLNEDILQDITIDYKSKITEAVAHSIQMQSTAKKILSKLEKNGISAILLRGPGLALKYYPGTFLRYFRDVDIIVRREDLKTAEKILYNLGFCFEGEKDYWNKRGEWPFTDGRVTVELHWDAYPAICLKMYQSTNFWEETETIELDGFPIQSLSVNHLLLSSCLHFSWEHKLDRLVRLVDIRQIVKIDNDKIDWDWVVDFSLKSFQGFAAGQGFRFARELVGADIPDVVLSKLKANGFAEKIAYNVFPPKFLLSTPGRNSRFRRIIFYEILKNMKRISSN